The proteins below come from a single Ruegeria sp. THAF33 genomic window:
- the recN gene encoding DNA repair protein RecN, producing MLRALDIRDMLIIDRLELSFQPGLNALTGETGAGKSILLDSLGFVLGWRGRAELVRQGAAQGEVVAEFELSADHPAHAILAEAGLPGGQELFLRRVNTAEGRKTAWVNDRRCSGEVLRALSETLVELHGQHDDRGLLNPRSHRAMLDEFAQVTELLTKVRTAWAAMSRTRKALAETEAALAAVRSEEEFLRHAVAELDQLDPQPGEDAELDARRRMMQGAERIRDDVARAFALLSGDGAEGAMSDAIRWLEGVSDNAGGQLEEPIAALGRAMIELGEAQDGVHACLQALDFNPVELEQAEERLFAIRAQARKHDVAPDDLGSFAETLRDRLNRLEAGDADLADRRAAVDAAQRAYDAAAADLSAARKAAAGRLDAAVMAELAPLKMERAVFQTEITPAEPGPEGTDAVAFTVATNPGAPAGPLNKIASGGELSRFLLALKVCLSGDDSARTMIFDEIDRGVGGATADAVGRRLASLAQGGQVLVVTHSPQVAARAAHHWRVQKQVTDGQTLSTVIPLAEPDRVDEIARMVAGDTITEEARAAARALLQA from the coding sequence ATGCTGCGCGCCCTTGATATCCGCGATATGCTGATCATCGACCGGCTGGAACTGAGCTTTCAGCCGGGCTTGAACGCCCTGACCGGCGAAACCGGTGCGGGCAAATCGATTCTGCTGGATTCGCTTGGCTTCGTGTTGGGCTGGCGAGGGCGCGCGGAACTGGTGCGGCAGGGGGCCGCGCAGGGTGAGGTCGTCGCTGAATTCGAACTCTCTGCCGATCATCCCGCACATGCGATTCTGGCCGAAGCCGGCCTGCCGGGGGGCCAGGAACTGTTCCTGCGTCGCGTCAACACGGCCGAGGGGCGCAAGACCGCCTGGGTCAATGATCGCCGCTGCTCGGGCGAAGTTCTGCGGGCGCTGTCCGAGACCCTGGTCGAACTGCATGGTCAGCATGATGACCGCGGTTTGCTGAACCCACGTAGTCATCGGGCAATGCTGGACGAATTCGCACAGGTCACGGAGCTGCTGACAAAGGTGCGAACCGCCTGGGCCGCGATGTCCCGTACCCGCAAGGCGCTGGCCGAGACCGAGGCCGCTCTGGCTGCCGTCCGCAGCGAGGAAGAATTCCTGCGTCACGCGGTCGCCGAACTTGACCAGCTTGACCCGCAACCCGGTGAGGATGCCGAACTGGATGCCCGCCGCCGCATGATGCAAGGGGCCGAGCGGATTCGCGACGATGTTGCGCGTGCCTTTGCCCTGTTGTCCGGGGACGGGGCGGAAGGGGCCATGTCCGACGCCATCCGCTGGCTGGAAGGCGTCTCGGACAATGCGGGCGGCCAGTTGGAAGAACCGATAGCAGCGCTCGGGCGCGCGATGATCGAGTTGGGCGAGGCGCAGGATGGCGTGCATGCCTGCCTTCAGGCGCTGGACTTCAACCCGGTGGAATTGGAACAGGCCGAGGAACGCCTGTTTGCCATCCGTGCGCAGGCCCGCAAACATGACGTGGCCCCGGATGATCTGGGTTCGTTTGCCGAAACTCTGCGTGACCGGCTGAACCGGTTGGAGGCAGGGGATGCCGACCTGGCAGACAGGCGAGCAGCCGTGGACGCGGCGCAACGGGCCTATGACGCCGCCGCAGCCGACCTCAGCGCTGCGCGCAAGGCCGCCGCCGGGCGGCTTGACGCGGCCGTCATGGCGGAACTGGCCCCGCTCAAGATGGAACGCGCCGTATTCCAGACCGAGATCACCCCGGCCGAACCCGGCCCCGAAGGCACCGACGCGGTGGCCTTCACCGTGGCCACCAACCCCGGTGCGCCGGCGGGGCCGCTGAACAAGATCGCCTCGGGGGGTGAACTCAGCCGCTTTCTGCTGGCCCTCAAGGTCTGCCTGTCTGGCGACGACAGTGCCCGGACGATGATCTTTGACGAAATCGATCGTGGTGTCGGTGGGGCAACAGCCGATGCCGTCGGGCGCAGGCTGGCGTCGCTGGCGCAGGGCGGGCAGGTTCTGGTTGTCACCCATTCCCCTCAAGTCGCCGCACGGGCGGCGCATCACTGGCGGGTGCAGAAACAGGTTACCGACGGACAAACCCTATCCACCGTCATTCCTCTGGCCGAACCGGATCGGGTGGACGAGATCGCGCGCATGGTGGCCGGCGACACCATCACCGAAGAAGCCCGTGCCGCCGCCCGGGCTCTGTTGCAGGCCTGA
- a CDS encoding DUF3179 domain-containing protein yields the protein MSMSRRGFAGMIGAGAMAPGVLWAQQDPVLDALRSTLSGRRTAFEAQMAYLKDRGQPDVVAGLLTAMRYADRRRNEIVEVMEALTGQRHGNDWFEWMLWQERNPQIVPHPSLIPFKREVLLGIDPNFDLFLRPEYLQRDKMKIRLEEIAWGGVYKDGIPSLDNPTLISASNAGYLKGNDLVFGVAINGDERAYPLRIMGWHEMFNEVIGGVPVALAYCTLCGSGILFETQVAGRRKPFIFGSSGFLYRSNKLMFDRETHSLWNQYTGRPVVGPLANSGITLKQRPVVITTWDSWRTSHPKTRVLSLNTGHRRNYGSGVVYRDYFASSELMFPAVVDQSRHRQKDYVFAVRQFGAARAWPLDAFKGKPVINDAIGRTPLVLIGDPKERSVRAYERKTHAFRATQSGLQDSAGNGWTVTEEALIGPDGTRLPRVAGHVSYWFAWDNYLGDAASVYGE from the coding sequence ATGTCGATGTCACGTCGCGGTTTTGCTGGGATGATCGGGGCTGGTGCAATGGCACCCGGTGTGCTGTGGGCGCAGCAGGATCCGGTTCTGGACGCGTTGCGCAGCACGCTGAGCGGGCGTCGGACCGCATTTGAGGCGCAGATGGCGTATCTGAAGGACCGCGGCCAGCCGGATGTCGTGGCCGGGTTGCTGACTGCGATGCGTTATGCCGACAGGCGACGGAATGAGATTGTCGAGGTGATGGAGGCCTTGACCGGGCAACGGCACGGCAATGACTGGTTCGAGTGGATGCTGTGGCAAGAACGAAACCCGCAGATTGTCCCTCATCCGTCGTTGATCCCGTTCAAGCGCGAGGTTCTTCTGGGGATCGACCCGAACTTCGATCTGTTCCTGCGGCCCGAATATCTGCAACGCGACAAGATGAAGATCCGCCTGGAAGAGATCGCCTGGGGCGGTGTGTACAAGGATGGCATTCCGTCTCTGGACAATCCCACCCTGATCTCTGCTTCGAATGCGGGGTATCTGAAAGGCAATGATCTGGTATTCGGCGTGGCCATCAACGGGGATGAGCGCGCCTATCCCCTGCGGATCATGGGCTGGCATGAGATGTTCAACGAGGTGATCGGTGGCGTGCCCGTGGCGCTGGCCTATTGCACGCTTTGCGGGTCGGGCATCCTGTTTGAAACCCAGGTGGCGGGGCGGCGAAAACCGTTCATTTTCGGGTCGTCAGGTTTCCTCTATCGTTCGAACAAGCTGATGTTTGACCGAGAGACGCATTCGCTGTGGAACCAGTATACCGGCAGGCCTGTTGTGGGGCCCTTGGCGAACAGCGGCATCACGTTGAAACAGCGCCCGGTGGTGATCACGACATGGGATAGCTGGAGGACCTCGCATCCCAAAACCCGTGTTCTGTCGCTGAACACCGGGCATCGGCGCAATTACGGATCAGGGGTGGTTTATCGAGACTATTTCGCCTCGAGCGAGCTGATGTTCCCGGCGGTTGTGGATCAGTCCCGGCATCGGCAGAAGGATTACGTCTTTGCCGTGCGCCAGTTTGGTGCAGCCCGCGCCTGGCCTCTGGATGCGTTCAAGGGCAAACCGGTGATCAACGATGCAATCGGTCGGACACCTCTGGTTCTGATTGGCGATCCCAAAGAGCGCAGCGTGCGGGCCTATGAGCGAAAAACGCATGCGTTCCGGGCGACGCAAAGCGGGTTGCAGGATAGCGCGGGGAACGGTTGGACCGTCACGGAAGAGGCTTTGATCGGGCCGGATGGAACGCGTTTGCCACGAGTCGCCGGTCATGTTTCCTATTGGTTTGCGTGGGACAATTATTTGGGCGACGCAGCCAGCGTGTATGGTGAGTGA
- a CDS encoding chloride channel protein — MTQSTRTVLRNQFNQALAAIKDAWRVMLRRGPSQIQFWFIALAIGIAAGFMALGFRKAIRALQAYLYDTDDILLLHSHAEKLPWFMVLIIPIFGGLVVGIILNRFTNDGRVRSVADVIEGSAITDGRVEVKAGIASFFASLITLSSGGSTGREGPVVHMAGVISTWVSNRIHADGITGRDLLGCAVAAAVSASFNAPIAGALFALEVVLRHFAVHAFAPIVIASVAGTVINRLEYGDVTEFTLETPGSLQFYVELPAFLILGLICGLVALLLMRSIFFAEDIGSHIQNRLSIPAWLRPAVSGAMLGLMAIWFPHIIGVGYETTIRALTGDLVLTTAILFAVIKTVAVAITMGGRMGGGVFSPSLMVGALTGLAFGLIATGLLPDVSGTHTLYAFAGMGAVAAAVLGAPISTTLIVFELTGDWQIGLAVMVSVSMSTALASRLVDRSFFLTQLERRDVHLAAGPQAYLLAMLRAGAVMRPLGDPRSISKEEAQGLIDQGLCIQASATLEAAMPYFDRDDIPCIPVVILENDGSETPVGALYHVDALKAYNRALAATAAEEHS, encoded by the coding sequence ATGACCCAATCGACCCGCACCGTTCTGCGCAACCAGTTCAATCAGGCTCTGGCCGCGATCAAGGATGCGTGGCGGGTCATGCTGCGCCGGGGGCCGAGCCAGATCCAGTTCTGGTTCATTGCGCTGGCCATCGGGATCGCGGCCGGTTTCATGGCGCTTGGCTTCCGCAAGGCCATCCGCGCGCTGCAAGCCTATCTTTACGATACCGATGACATCCTGCTGCTGCACAGCCACGCCGAGAAACTGCCATGGTTCATGGTTCTGATCATTCCCATCTTCGGTGGCCTGGTCGTCGGCATCATCCTGAACCGGTTCACCAATGACGGGCGCGTCCGGTCGGTTGCCGATGTGATCGAAGGTTCGGCCATCACCGACGGGCGGGTCGAGGTCAAGGCGGGCATCGCGTCGTTCTTCGCCTCGCTGATCACGCTCAGTTCGGGCGGGTCAACAGGCCGCGAGGGGCCGGTGGTGCATATGGCCGGAGTGATTTCCACATGGGTCAGCAACCGCATACACGCGGATGGGATCACGGGACGTGACCTGTTGGGATGTGCCGTCGCTGCGGCCGTGTCGGCCAGCTTCAACGCCCCCATTGCGGGGGCCTTGTTCGCGCTCGAGGTCGTGCTGCGCCATTTCGCCGTTCATGCCTTTGCCCCGATCGTCATCGCCTCGGTCGCGGGAACGGTGATCAACCGGCTGGAATATGGCGACGTTACCGAGTTCACGCTGGAGACGCCGGGATCGCTGCAATTTTATGTCGAGCTTCCGGCCTTCCTGATCCTGGGCCTGATCTGCGGACTTGTCGCGCTACTGCTGATGCGGTCGATTTTCTTTGCCGAGGATATTGGCAGCCATATCCAGAACCGCCTGTCGATTCCGGCCTGGCTGCGCCCTGCGGTGTCCGGGGCGATGCTGGGGCTGATGGCGATCTGGTTTCCGCATATCATCGGCGTGGGGTACGAGACGACAATTCGCGCCCTGACCGGTGATCTTGTGCTGACCACAGCCATCCTGTTTGCGGTGATCAAAACGGTCGCGGTGGCGATTACCATGGGCGGGCGCATGGGCGGTGGGGTGTTCTCTCCGTCTCTGATGGTCGGCGCGTTGACCGGGCTGGCCTTCGGTCTGATCGCCACCGGGTTGCTGCCGGATGTGTCGGGCACGCATACGCTTTATGCCTTTGCCGGAATGGGCGCCGTGGCTGCGGCGGTGCTGGGCGCGCCCATCTCGACCACTTTGATCGTTTTTGAACTGACCGGCGATTGGCAGATCGGCCTTGCCGTGATGGTCAGCGTGTCCATGTCCACGGCCTTGGCCTCGAGACTTGTGGACCGGTCTTTCTTCCTGACGCAGCTGGAGCGGCGTGATGTCCACCTGGCCGCGGGGCCGCAGGCTTATCTGCTGGCAATGCTTCGCGCCGGAGCGGTGATGCGCCCGCTTGGTGATCCGCGGTCGATCTCGAAGGAAGAGGCGCAGGGGCTGATCGACCAGGGCCTGTGCATTCAGGCCAGCGCCACGCTGGAAGCCGCCATGCCCTATTTTGATCGTGACGACATCCCCTGCATTCCGGTTGTCATTCTGGAAAACGACGGCTCTGAAACACCGGTTGGGGCGCTCTATCACGTCGATGCGCTCAAGGCATATAACAGGGCGCTTGCGGCCACGGCTGCCGAAGAGCATTCCTGA
- a CDS encoding outer membrane protein assembly factor BamD yields the protein MVGSKAAVRFAGAILLAAVLTACGNAGGLFGNKGADREQNLEGFTPEQIYTRGEYELSQNRSDDAAWYFSEVERLYPYSDWAKRALIMQAFSFHSDQNYEESRAAAQRYIDFYPTDEDAAYAQYLLALSYYDQIDEVGRDQGLTFQALQSLRTVIEVYPDSEYATSAVLKFDLAFDHLAGKEMEIGRYYLRQDHYVAAINRFRVVVEDFQTTSHTAEALYRLVEAYLSLGLLDEAQTAGAILGYNYQSSEWYDDAYKLLTSRGLDLKSRGNNWLSTIYRQTIKGEWL from the coding sequence ATGGTTGGCAGCAAAGCGGCAGTCAGATTCGCGGGTGCGATTCTTCTGGCAGCAGTTTTGACGGCATGCGGCAACGCCGGCGGCCTTTTTGGCAACAAGGGCGCGGACCGTGAACAGAATCTGGAAGGGTTCACGCCGGAACAGATCTATACCCGAGGTGAATACGAACTGTCGCAGAATCGCTCGGACGATGCGGCGTGGTATTTCTCGGAAGTAGAACGTTTGTATCCATATTCGGATTGGGCCAAGCGCGCGCTGATCATGCAGGCGTTTTCGTTCCATTCGGACCAGAATTACGAAGAAAGCCGCGCGGCGGCGCAGCGCTATATCGACTTCTATCCGACGGATGAAGATGCTGCTTATGCGCAGTATCTGCTGGCGCTCAGCTATTATGATCAGATCGACGAAGTCGGTCGTGACCAGGGCCTGACCTTCCAGGCGCTGCAATCTCTGCGGACCGTGATCGAGGTCTATCCCGACAGCGAATACGCCACATCGGCGGTTCTGAAGTTCGATCTGGCCTTCGACCATCTGGCAGGCAAGGAAATGGAGATCGGGCGCTACTACCTGCGTCAGGATCACTATGTCGCGGCGATCAACCGGTTCCGAGTTGTGGTCGAAGACTTTCAGACCACATCCCACACCGCCGAAGCACTGTATCGTCTGGTCGAGGCCTATCTGTCGCTTGGCCTGCTGGACGAGGCGCAGACCGCAGGTGCCATTCTTGGCTACAACTACCAGTCCTCGGAATGGTATGACGATGCGTACAAACTGTTGACCTCTCGCGGGCTCGATCTCAAGAGCCGCGGTAACAACTGGCTCAGCACGATTTATCGTCAGACCATCAAAGGTGAATGGTTGTAA
- a CDS encoding DUF427 domain-containing protein produces the protein MAEITIRKAPGKWTVRSGGAILGETNNALELLEGDKDPVIYFPRNDIAMAFLDRTDKVTHCPGKGDATHFSIVNKSSVTDNAVWSYEDPIQAVAEIKDHLAFYPAESVKVEQI, from the coding sequence ATGGCTGAGATCACGATCCGGAAAGCGCCGGGCAAATGGACTGTCCGCTCGGGCGGTGCGATCCTGGGCGAAACGAACAACGCGCTGGAACTGCTTGAAGGCGACAAGGATCCTGTGATCTATTTCCCGCGCAACGATATTGCGATGGCGTTTCTGGATCGGACCGACAAGGTGACCCACTGCCCCGGCAAGGGCGACGCGACGCATTTTTCCATCGTCAACAAGTCATCCGTGACCGACAACGCGGTCTGGAGCTATGAGGATCCGATTCAGGCAGTGGCCGAGATCAAGGACCATCTGGCATTCTACCCGGCTGAATCGGTGAAGGTGGAGCAGATCTAA